From Nitrosopumilus zosterae, the proteins below share one genomic window:
- a CDS encoding matrixin family metalloprotease, with amino-acid sequence MLGISYVLKNKKLIHFTKKNLTHKTKVSKIKHQKSILVLQIGILIFFGGYFTGLPSSSGENEELLNYVGFFNSEHTVENLRGDSISLSKYWRLSQGSSLSVNILNPVSISNESIETIKESILSKEKINLEDSLLHKGPQNSFSNYYVGWAGALENTPETKIPIPKNFEVLNSQKSNGDIVVILSNIKDRSGNTGYTKTILEGEEIVKAFITIYDVDSLSNTQLGTIMRHEFGHALGLGHSTAPEDLMAPTIDMTYPYISDCNIIAVADLYNENSDGTTICEK; translated from the coding sequence ATGTTAGGCATATCTTATGTTCTTAAAAATAAGAAATTAATTCATTTCACTAAAAAAAATCTTACACATAAAACAAAAGTATCCAAAATTAAACATCAGAAATCAATTCTAGTTTTACAAATAGGAATATTGATATTTTTCGGAGGTTATTTTACTGGACTTCCATCTTCATCTGGTGAAAATGAAGAACTTCTAAATTATGTTGGCTTTTTTAATTCCGAACATACTGTCGAAAATTTGCGAGGTGATTCTATCAGTCTTTCTAAATACTGGCGACTTTCTCAAGGATCTTCATTAAGTGTAAATATTCTAAATCCTGTTTCAATTTCTAACGAATCCATTGAAACTATTAAGGAATCTATATTATCAAAAGAAAAAATTAATCTTGAAGATTCTTTATTGCACAAAGGACCTCAGAATTCTTTTTCAAATTATTACGTTGGTTGGGCTGGAGCCCTTGAAAATACTCCTGAAACAAAAATTCCAATCCCCAAAAATTTTGAAGTTCTAAACTCACAAAAATCAAATGGTGATATTGTTGTGATTTTATCAAACATTAAAGATCGTTCAGGTAATACTGGTTATACCAAAACAATTCTGGAAGGTGAAGAAATTGTCAAAGCCTTCATAACAATTTATGATGTCGATTCACTTTCAAATACTCAGCTTGGAACAATTATGAGACATGAATTTGGGCATGCATTGGGATTGGGACATTCAACTGCTCCTGAAGACCTCATGGCCCCAACTATTGATATGACTTATCCATATATCTCCGATTGTAACATAATTGCAGTAGCTGATTTGTATAATGAGAATTCTGATGGAACTACAATATGTGAAAAATGA
- a CDS encoding response regulator — protein MVKKLLIAEDNKFTAMQYKKFFEANGYDVDIFNNGAICLQKYENELRYRKIVLKDKTPPYDYVLLDQDMPKMTGTVVSEKIHKQCPRQRIIFLSAYGQNIMQSNESTKDSYLQIMQKPFSLEFLLKKITPRSFSSIKRSNQENNLLTATQSPETIR, from the coding sequence ATGGTCAAAAAATTACTAATAGCAGAAGACAACAAATTTACTGCGATGCAATATAAAAAATTCTTTGAAGCGAATGGTTATGATGTTGATATCTTTAACAATGGTGCTATCTGTCTTCAAAAATATGAAAATGAATTAAGATACAGGAAAATTGTGTTAAAGGATAAAACACCTCCCTATGATTATGTTTTATTAGATCAGGATATGCCAAAAATGACGGGTACTGTAGTGTCTGAAAAAATCCATAAACAATGTCCTCGACAGAGAATTATTTTCTTGTCTGCATATGGTCAAAACATCATGCAGTCAAATGAAAGCACAAAAGATTCCTATCTTCAGATCATGCAAAAACCATTTTCTTTGGAATTTTTACTAAAGAAAATTACTCCCAGATCCTTTTCAAGCATAAAAAGATCTAATCAAGAAAATAATCTGTTAACCGCAACTCAAAGTCCAGAGACAATTCGATAA
- a CDS encoding two-component system sensor histidine kinase NtrB yields the protein MAEKMKISKMEKQNSLEDNLRRAIDSSSIVTVMNTNGIVTHVNQKFCEISGFAENEIIGTNLLMLRSGVHPIEYYDELWATISKGEIWTGEICNQRKNGELFWNKATIIPIKNQDGEIIEYIAIRFDITNQKEKENKMEETLMKLQKSNQIIEEQSKKLVKQEKLVTIGELAARLSHDIRNPLSIIRVSLENLKIIYGKNELETKHFDRVERAIDRISHQIDDVLGFIRKEPMRFEKTLISEIIADSLDSINLPDRIYFEISKNDFEIYCDKKRLSVAITNLILNAIQGIEGKGTIEIILEDKGENIVIKIKDSGKGIPSDIIEEIFEPLFTTKQQGTGLGLASVKSIINGHGGKIFVTSPPTVFTIIIPKKGIDNNLDDPHF from the coding sequence ATGGCAGAAAAAATGAAGATATCCAAAATGGAAAAACAAAATTCTCTAGAAGATAATTTACGAAGAGCAATTGATTCTTCATCAATCGTAACAGTGATGAATACAAATGGAATTGTCACACATGTAAATCAAAAGTTTTGTGAAATTTCAGGATTTGCTGAAAATGAAATAATTGGAACAAATCTATTAATGTTGAGAAGTGGCGTACATCCCATAGAATACTATGATGAATTATGGGCAACAATCTCTAAAGGAGAAATATGGACAGGAGAAATTTGTAATCAAAGAAAAAATGGGGAGCTTTTTTGGAACAAAGCAACCATCATACCTATTAAAAATCAAGATGGAGAAATTATAGAATATATCGCCATACGTTTTGATATTACAAATCAAAAAGAAAAAGAAAACAAAATGGAAGAGACATTAATGAAATTACAAAAATCCAATCAAATAATTGAAGAACAATCAAAAAAATTGGTTAAGCAAGAAAAGCTAGTCACTATTGGAGAATTAGCAGCAAGATTATCACATGATATTCGAAATCCCCTTTCAATAATTAGAGTATCACTTGAAAATCTCAAGATCATATACGGCAAAAATGAATTAGAAACAAAGCATTTTGATAGGGTTGAGCGTGCAATAGACAGAATATCTCATCAAATAGACGATGTATTAGGTTTCATTAGAAAAGAACCTATGCGATTTGAAAAAACCCTAATTTCTGAAATCATTGCAGACTCGTTAGATTCAATTAATCTTCCAGACAGAATTTATTTTGAAATTTCGAAAAATGATTTTGAAATTTATTGTGATAAAAAACGACTTTCAGTTGCAATTACCAATTTAATTTTAAATGCAATTCAAGGAATTGAAGGAAAAGGCACCATAGAAATTATTTTAGAAGATAAAGGAGAAAACATAGTCATCAAAATTAAAGATTCAGGAAAAGGAATTCCAAGTGACATTATAGAAGAAATTTTTGAACCTTTATTTACTACAAAACAGCAAGGAACAGGCCTAGGATTAGCCAGCGTTAAATCAATAATTAACGGACATGGAGGAAAAATTTTTGTCACTTCACCACCTACAGTATTTACAATCATAATCCCAAAAAAAGGAATAGACAATAATCTCGATGATCCTCATTTTTAA
- a CDS encoding DUF1059 domain-containing protein, translating into MVKISCNNYGFDCSFEINGNTNEVIEKYQKHSIDEHGIEYSTEGINQLLLRMKN; encoded by the coding sequence ATGGTAAAAATATCATGTAACAATTATGGATTTGATTGTAGTTTTGAAATAAATGGCAATACAAATGAAGTGATTGAAAAATATCAAAAGCATTCTATTGATGAACATGGAATAGAATATAGCACTGAAGGGATTAATCAATTGCTTCTTAGAATGAAGAACTAA
- a CDS encoding sensor histidine kinase: MERDPVLRDLTEISVNALKDLELARKELKENDLRMQEMNKLANERVNEMSRVNQQLQDKISFVETMTKSIQEKNEHLEKELKITETEKINYSKLNSLLKEDLTKVIKKEKELSVKQIFLERKVKEQAENLLKGEKMSIIGTFTSRLAHDIRNPLSKLKMSHDILCNSPNMPVLEKIKHQQRIESAISNMTHIIEDVLEFVRMSELNMHETSLKTIIKSSIEGIHIPPSVKLEIKGDDRMALCDSRKLEAVFINLITNAIESIRGKGFVTIFIKDSKENIEICFEDSGSGVIPRLQEKIFEPMFTTKQHGTGLGLAICKMIVEQHGGRLIYKNTPSTFSVFVPKINNSKMVTQ, encoded by the coding sequence ATGGAACGGGATCCAGTTTTACGTGACTTAACTGAAATTTCAGTTAATGCACTAAAAGATTTAGAACTAGCTAGAAAGGAACTTAAAGAAAACGATCTACGAATGCAAGAAATGAATAAACTTGCAAATGAACGAGTAAATGAAATGTCTAGAGTTAATCAGCAACTTCAAGACAAAATCTCTTTTGTAGAAACTATGACCAAATCAATCCAAGAAAAAAATGAACACCTTGAAAAAGAACTAAAAATTACTGAAACAGAAAAAATCAATTATAGCAAACTCAATTCATTGTTAAAAGAAGATCTTACTAAAGTAATTAAAAAAGAAAAAGAATTATCCGTCAAACAAATTTTTCTTGAAAGAAAAGTAAAAGAGCAGGCCGAAAATTTATTGAAAGGCGAAAAAATGTCTATAATAGGAACATTTACGTCTAGATTGGCTCATGATATAAGAAATCCTTTATCGAAATTAAAAATGTCTCATGATATTTTATGTAATTCTCCAAACATGCCGGTACTTGAAAAAATAAAACATCAGCAACGAATTGAATCTGCTATTTCTAATATGACTCATATCATTGAAGATGTTTTGGAATTTGTTCGAATGTCTGAGCTTAACATGCACGAAACATCATTAAAAACAATAATAAAATCTAGTATTGAAGGAATTCATATTCCGCCATCAGTGAAATTAGAAATTAAAGGTGATGATCGAATGGCTTTATGTGATTCTCGAAAATTAGAAGCGGTGTTTATCAATCTTATTACAAATGCTATTGAATCTATACGTGGAAAAGGATTTGTAACTATATTCATTAAGGATAGCAAAGAAAATATTGAAATATGTTTTGAAGATTCAGGCTCTGGTGTAATTCCACGTTTGCAGGAGAAAATTTTTGAACCTATGTTTACAACAAAACAACATGGCACTGGATTGGGATTGGCTATTTGTAAAATGATAGTTGAACAACATGGTGGTAGATTAATTTACAAAAATACTCCCTCCACATTCTCGGTATTTGTGCCAAAAATTAATAATTCAAAAATGGTAACACAATAG
- a CDS encoding response regulator transcription factor gives MARKFPVILLVDDSQAFRVFCRDAIKSSIKFIQVLEASDGIEALKQYQLHRPDVILLDLKMPRLEGDKVLEMIKKNDQNTKIIATSAYGRDQESINKLLKMGAISFVPKPLNRIGLMKEITDVLAKGKMPGTNFTKSIPAS, from the coding sequence GTGGCTAGGAAATTTCCTGTAATATTACTTGTTGATGATTCTCAGGCATTTAGAGTATTTTGTAGGGATGCCATTAAAAGTTCTATAAAATTTATTCAAGTTTTAGAGGCTTCCGATGGAATTGAAGCCTTAAAACAATATCAATTACATAGACCTGATGTAATTTTATTAGATTTAAAAATGCCTAGATTGGAGGGTGATAAAGTTTTGGAAATGATCAAAAAAAATGATCAAAATACAAAAATCATTGCCACTTCAGCTTATGGGCGAGATCAAGAATCTATTAACAAATTACTAAAAATGGGTGCAATAAGCTTTGTACCAAAACCTCTGAATCGTATTGGTTTGATGAAAGAGATTACTGACGTTTTGGCAAAAGGGAAAATGCCTGGCACAAATTTTACCAAATCTATTCCTGCCAGTTAA
- a CDS encoding InlB B-repeat-containing protein, whose product MKWNSKIICISMMLFAILYISSFDQVLGNHKIGDDVIHKDLYELKVKSSPPGLHIDGSGMYEENSWVVIGTAKEKWGAYEFVSWTVNNELVDGNPINVLMDEDVTAVATYALHPAQKQDSVNFLQDSSSGTTYDLRIISPYGNTVGSGSYDSGEIVNFNVLEPYVYDENDPGIRYAFSEWSDGFTPNLKTNFIKMDEDKTITANWDVQYRLQILDSTQNMKVINTSWHNVNSTAPLVMSTVDSESDGKIKRTINEWVSSGSNFADIKDSTKPITSVKMENPYSISVDWKDQFYLDVKSKYGQVEGSGFYDENDVVVASIDSTTQDSGIPGTRLIFDGWSGDVNSDGKNIQVIMNSPKSIEGIWKKQYLLTVNSGYGTGSGTYWYDEGSMAKFGTSIPRDPAGMWKQTTFQGWGGDSQSTSLSGSLLMNGPKTVTAQWNEDYTIAYLNIGIISAVAIGGLVVYNKIKQNDKQKNYSTKEIVESIKEKRQKPSGLNKLFGGKINFGKNAFAIENKDYEIVLENAASEKKVLLEKTQELRENIEEEKRNVFKKSMQLDKRLSEIELEQKESEIEFEKKKLEEKTKLLEKNLSDVEEEKQNILKEKELLEKNLADSKFEKKKIMIKLENAIEEVNLQKNNLAEKTAKLEESLSEVEREKKRIIQEKIQLEIKLQDVEQQKDRILDKLEQKTHTIELERKELEIDLKKKYAEVDIQKKKLSQKTEQLEKNLAEVEFQKQSLTQKKENLEDSITDIILQKKKISSEFENKTELFEFERQARIKRITQLENQLTKTESEKKQAEIELQKNLSAIDLTKQRIQQKTEQLDKNLSEVELQKKAVIFEKEELEKSITAVELERKILSQKTNELEKSLLEIEQKKKIHADEIQKNFAAIELQKKGASQRILDLEKRIKEVEIEKKKVAENLEQKESEIQLIKKNYDEKSKQLEIDLQTVNFQKTNLFEKTKKLEESLLHVENEKKTMIDKKRKLDASLSAIEFEKMKCSVELEKNIGNVELEKKKSIIKLENEIAEVRLQRQSLTEKTEQFNKNLEEINLQKKELTEKTKQLNKAIEDIEYEKREISNKLKNKEAEFELKNQSKTIELQRKENDLNFVKQNLEHKAKQLESNLAEVAIQKKNLSSQRIELEGKLSKIDIEKKKLSSELERKESLIEVEEKRLGQKIWDLEKRIANFSLERKIASIELEKKKINAELERKQTLIDLEKEHLSQRREELDKSIASIEIERDIIPTEIQMQNHSKLSKKNISSKSKDLENIITEIELARKISAVELERKESVIQLQKQRLDEQTAILEKRISGLEVERKISAVQIARIESEIELEKKNLEHQTREFGKNNSKNNALTKKVLDYSYSANFDNNSYEKFREWSNVLEDELSIQQLSDDEHTTYSGDK is encoded by the coding sequence ATGAAGTGGAATTCAAAAATAATCTGTATTTCTATGATGTTATTTGCAATTTTGTATATTTCATCATTTGATCAAGTTTTAGGAAATCATAAAATTGGTGATGATGTAATTCATAAAGATCTTTATGAATTAAAAGTTAAGTCTTCACCACCAGGATTACATATTGATGGTTCAGGAATGTATGAAGAAAATTCTTGGGTTGTAATTGGAACTGCTAAAGAAAAATGGGGTGCATATGAATTTGTCAGTTGGACAGTAAATAATGAATTGGTAGATGGTAATCCCATCAATGTTTTAATGGATGAAGATGTTACTGCTGTTGCAACATATGCATTACATCCAGCTCAAAAACAAGATAGTGTGAACTTTTTACAAGATTCAAGTAGTGGTACAACATATGATTTGCGAATTATTTCTCCATATGGAAACACAGTTGGAAGTGGCAGTTATGATTCTGGAGAAATCGTAAATTTTAATGTATTAGAACCATATGTTTATGATGAAAATGATCCTGGAATACGTTATGCCTTTTCTGAATGGAGTGATGGCTTTACTCCAAATTTGAAAACTAATTTTATAAAAATGGATGAAGACAAAACAATTACTGCAAATTGGGATGTCCAATACCGATTACAAATATTGGATTCAACACAAAATATGAAAGTAATCAACACCAGTTGGCATAATGTTAATTCCACTGCTCCGCTAGTTATGAGTACAGTTGATTCTGAATCTGATGGAAAAATAAAACGAACAATAAATGAATGGGTAAGCAGCGGCTCTAATTTTGCCGATATCAAAGATTCTACAAAACCCATCACCAGTGTTAAAATGGAAAATCCCTATTCTATCTCCGTAGATTGGAAGGATCAATTCTATCTTGATGTTAAAAGTAAATATGGTCAAGTTGAGGGAAGTGGTTTTTATGATGAAAACGATGTGGTTGTTGCCTCGATTGATTCTACAACTCAAGATTCAGGCATTCCCGGAACAAGATTGATTTTTGATGGTTGGAGTGGTGATGTGAATTCTGATGGAAAAAATATTCAGGTGATCATGAATTCTCCAAAATCTATTGAGGGAATATGGAAAAAACAGTATTTACTTACTGTAAACTCTGGATATGGAACTGGTAGTGGAACATATTGGTATGATGAAGGAAGTATGGCTAAATTTGGAACAAGCATACCTAGAGATCCTGCAGGAATGTGGAAACAAACCACCTTTCAAGGTTGGGGTGGTGATTCACAAAGTACGTCTCTTAGCGGAAGCTTGTTGATGAACGGTCCAAAAACTGTCACTGCACAATGGAATGAAGATTACACTATAGCATATTTGAATATCGGGATAATATCTGCCGTTGCAATTGGGGGACTTGTTGTATATAATAAAATAAAACAAAATGACAAACAGAAAAACTACAGCACCAAAGAAATAGTTGAATCGATAAAAGAAAAAAGACAAAAACCATCAGGTTTAAATAAATTATTTGGTGGAAAAATCAATTTTGGTAAAAATGCATTTGCAATAGAAAATAAAGATTACGAGATAGTTTTAGAGAATGCTGCATCTGAAAAGAAAGTTTTGTTAGAGAAGACACAAGAATTAAGAGAAAATATTGAAGAGGAAAAAAGAAATGTATTTAAAAAATCAATGCAGTTAGATAAACGATTATCTGAAATAGAACTTGAACAAAAAGAATCAGAAATTGAATTTGAAAAAAAGAAATTAGAAGAAAAAACAAAATTACTTGAAAAAAACCTATCCGATGTAGAAGAAGAAAAACAAAATATTCTTAAAGAAAAAGAACTACTTGAAAAAAACCTCGCTGATTCAAAATTTGAAAAGAAAAAAATAATGATAAAACTTGAAAATGCTATTGAAGAAGTAAATCTTCAAAAGAATAATTTGGCAGAAAAAACTGCAAAACTTGAAGAATCACTATCCGAAGTTGAACGTGAAAAGAAAAGAATCATTCAAGAAAAAATTCAATTAGAAATAAAATTACAAGATGTGGAACAACAAAAGGATAGAATTCTTGACAAACTTGAACAAAAAACACATACCATTGAATTGGAAAGAAAAGAATTGGAAATTGATCTTAAAAAGAAATATGCTGAAGTAGATATTCAAAAAAAGAAATTATCTCAAAAAACTGAACAATTAGAAAAAAATCTTGCTGAAGTAGAATTCCAAAAACAGAGTTTAACTCAGAAAAAAGAGAATTTAGAAGATAGTATCACTGATATTATTCTACAAAAAAAGAAAATTTCTTCAGAATTTGAGAATAAGACTGAACTATTTGAATTTGAAAGACAGGCACGAATTAAAAGAATCACTCAATTAGAAAATCAACTCACTAAGACTGAATCTGAGAAAAAACAGGCTGAAATAGAACTTCAAAAGAATCTCTCTGCAATTGATCTTACTAAACAAAGAATTCAACAAAAAACTGAACAATTAGACAAAAATCTATCTGAAGTTGAATTACAAAAGAAAGCAGTCATTTTTGAAAAAGAAGAATTAGAGAAAAGCATAACTGCTGTGGAGCTTGAGCGAAAAATTCTATCCCAAAAAACTAACGAATTAGAAAAAAGTCTTTTAGAAATTGAGCAAAAGAAAAAGATTCATGCTGATGAAATTCAGAAGAATTTTGCGGCTATCGAATTGCAGAAGAAGGGTGCTTCTCAGAGAATATTAGATCTTGAAAAAAGAATCAAAGAAGTAGAAATAGAAAAGAAAAAAGTAGCAGAAAATCTTGAACAAAAAGAATCTGAAATTCAATTAATTAAAAAGAATTATGATGAAAAATCAAAACAACTTGAAATTGATCTACAGACAGTTAATTTTCAAAAAACGAATCTCTTTGAAAAGACAAAGAAACTAGAAGAATCTTTACTTCACGTAGAAAACGAAAAGAAAACCATGATTGATAAAAAAAGAAAGTTAGATGCAAGTTTATCTGCAATTGAATTTGAAAAAATGAAATGCTCAGTTGAACTAGAGAAAAATATTGGGAATGTTGAACTTGAAAAAAAGAAATCGATCATCAAGCTTGAAAATGAAATTGCCGAAGTTCGTCTTCAAAGACAAAGTTTAACTGAAAAAACTGAGCAATTCAATAAAAATCTTGAAGAAATTAATTTACAAAAGAAAGAATTAACTGAAAAAACAAAACAATTGAACAAAGCTATAGAAGATATAGAGTATGAGAAGAGAGAAATATCTAATAAATTAAAAAATAAAGAAGCAGAATTTGAATTAAAAAATCAAAGCAAAACAATTGAACTTCAACGAAAAGAAAATGACCTAAATTTTGTTAAACAAAATTTGGAGCATAAAGCAAAACAACTTGAAAGTAACTTAGCCGAAGTGGCCATTCAAAAGAAGAATCTATCTTCCCAAAGAATTGAACTTGAAGGTAAATTGTCAAAAATTGATATTGAAAAGAAAAAACTTTCCTCCGAACTTGAAAGAAAGGAATCTTTGATTGAGGTCGAAGAGAAAAGACTGGGGCAAAAAATATGGGATTTGGAAAAAAGAATTGCCAATTTCTCTCTTGAGAGAAAGATTGCCTCAATTGAGCTAGAAAAGAAGAAAATCAATGCTGAACTTGAAAGAAAACAAACTCTAATTGACCTTGAAAAGGAGCATCTTTCTCAAAGAAGGGAGGAACTAGATAAGAGCATTGCATCAATTGAAATTGAAAGGGACATCATTCCTACTGAAATTCAAATGCAAAATCATTCTAAATTATCCAAGAAGAACATTTCTTCAAAATCGAAGGATTTGGAAAATATCATTACAGAAATTGAACTTGCAAGAAAAATTTCTGCAGTTGAACTTGAAAGAAAAGAATCTGTAATTCAACTACAAAAACAACGTCTGGATGAACAAACTGCAATATTGGAAAAACGAATTTCAGGACTTGAAGTTGAGAGAAAAATTTCTGCAGTACAAATTGCACGAATAGAATCTGAAATAGAACTTGAAAAGAAGAATTTAGAACATCAAACACGCGAATTTGGAAAAAATAATTCAAAAAATAATGCTTTGACAAAGAAAGTTCTTGATTATTCTTATTCTGCAAACTTTGACAACAATTCATATGAAAAATTTAGAGAATGGTCGAATGTTCTGGAAGATGAATTATCTATACAACAATTATCTGATGATGAACACACTACATATTCTGGTGATAAATAA
- a CDS encoding signal peptidase I, whose protein sequence is MIQKKIKILVTLLFIPILIYFWPVQLYGDTTYIMLVGNSMYPVIESGTFVVLKQEQQYFLGDIIGFVNEDNKNVVHRIVEQTDEGFITKGDNNKKNDPGVIPVDKVVGRSIFVIPYVGYTSLFLQTPIGMSIFGIWALIMFNKNKSKTNNKKSSESFIIFKIGMISVVINYVLTQVTLGFDIRLSKTMNIPFSNIFEPTIANSVSFGMLTMAIIMLYLFSRKIQDNKSDEIKPLKLIFALGGIMILVLQIISAINTIPILITNISENQLIPPIF, encoded by the coding sequence ATGATTCAGAAAAAAATTAAAATTCTTGTAACACTTTTATTTATTCCAATTTTGATATATTTTTGGCCGGTTCAACTTTACGGGGATACAACATACATTATGCTCGTAGGCAATAGCATGTACCCAGTTATAGAAAGTGGTACGTTTGTTGTACTAAAACAAGAACAACAATATTTTCTGGGAGACATAATAGGATTTGTTAATGAAGATAACAAAAATGTTGTACACAGAATAGTAGAACAAACAGATGAAGGATTCATAACAAAAGGAGATAACAATAAAAAAAATGATCCAGGAGTAATTCCAGTTGACAAAGTAGTTGGAAGATCGATATTTGTGATACCATATGTAGGATATACTTCATTATTTTTACAAACCCCTATAGGTATGTCAATTTTTGGAATATGGGCTTTGATAATGTTTAATAAAAATAAATCCAAAACCAATAACAAGAAATCCTCAGAAAGTTTTATAATTTTTAAAATTGGAATGATTTCTGTAGTAATAAATTATGTATTAACTCAAGTTACTTTAGGATTTGACATTAGACTATCCAAAACAATGAATATACCTTTTTCAAATATTTTTGAGCCAACTATTGCAAATTCAGTATCATTTGGAATGCTAACAATGGCAATCATCATGCTATATCTTTTTTCACGAAAAATCCAAGATAATAAAAGTGACGAAATAAAGCCTTTGAAATTAATATTTGCGTTAGGCGGAATAATGATTCTTGTACTTCAGATAATTAGTGCAATTAACACCATTCCTATACTAATTACAAATATTAGCGAAAATCAGCTAATTCCCCCCATTTTTTAG
- a CDS encoding citrate synthase, whose product METKNIGLRGIEVADTKISNIDGERGRLIYRGYDILELTKNSTFEETAYLLLYDDLPTRNQLEEFNSKLIDARFIPKQMQKNMGNWRKDADPMDMLQAFVAALAGYYDEEFANKEASYDKAINLIAKVPTIIASWNRIRNGLDIVDPDPTLSHAANFLYMMSGERPDSEVEKIFDVCLILHADHTFNASTFTARQVASTRAHMYSACSAAIGALSGELHGGANTEVMKMLLEIGDIEKVEKWIKEKMSKGERIMGMGHAVYKTYDPRAQVLKQLSRKLAEKTKEPWFAITEKIETVTISEMKSQKNKDIYPNVDLYSASLYYMLKIPMDLNTPIFAISRVVGWAAHIIEEKFAEAAPKPALYRPKATYVGKYCGPEGCEYKTLDLRK is encoded by the coding sequence ATGGAGACTAAAAACATAGGCCTCAGAGGAATCGAGGTAGCAGATACCAAAATTTCCAACATTGATGGTGAAAGAGGCAGGCTGATTTACAGAGGATATGACATTTTAGAACTTACCAAAAATTCAACATTTGAGGAAACAGCATATTTGCTGCTTTATGATGATCTGCCAACCAGAAACCAGTTAGAGGAATTCAATTCTAAATTAATTGATGCAAGATTTATTCCAAAACAGATGCAAAAAAACATGGGAAACTGGAGAAAAGATGCAGACCCAATGGATATGCTTCAGGCTTTTGTAGCAGCTCTTGCGGGATATTATGATGAAGAATTTGCAAATAAAGAGGCCAGTTATGATAAGGCAATAAATCTAATTGCAAAAGTACCCACTATTATTGCAAGTTGGAATAGAATTAGAAACGGATTAGATATTGTAGATCCAGATCCAACATTAAGCCATGCGGCAAATTTTCTATATATGATGTCAGGGGAAAGACCAGATTCAGAGGTGGAAAAAATCTTTGATGTGTGCTTGATTCTTCATGCAGACCATACTTTCAATGCATCCACATTTACAGCAAGACAGGTTGCATCAACTAGAGCACACATGTATTCAGCATGTAGTGCAGCAATTGGAGCACTTAGTGGCGAACTACATGGAGGTGCAAATACAGAAGTGATGAAGATGTTGTTAGAAATTGGAGACATAGAAAAAGTTGAAAAATGGATTAAAGAAAAAATGAGCAAAGGAGAAAGAATTATGGGTATGGGTCATGCAGTTTACAAAACATATGATCCTAGAGCACAAGTATTAAAGCAGTTATCAAGGAAGTTAGCAGAAAAAACTAAAGAACCATGGTTTGCAATTACAGAAAAAATTGAAACTGTAACTATTTCTGAAATGAAATCCCAGAAAAACAAAGACATCTATCCAAACGTTGACTTGTACAGTGCATCATTATACTATATGTTAAAAATCCCAATGGATTTGAACACCCCAATCTTTGCAATTTCAAGAGTTGTTGGATGGGCAGCACATATAATTGAGGAAAAATTTGCAGAGGCAGCACCAAAGCCAGCACTGTATAGACCAAAGGCAACATATGTTGGAAAATATTGTGGGCCAGAAGGTTGTGAATACAAAACTCTAGATTTGAGAAAATAA